The sequence below is a genomic window from Uranotaenia lowii strain MFRU-FL chromosome 2, ASM2978415v1, whole genome shotgun sequence.
agttATCGACTTTCTCGAggaccgcgagtaattttgactttggaggaaaaagtgataaaagtttccgttttgtcatttttgttccaattcaacaaaaaatggaaattttgaactaaatttaatgAACAACATAAATCTTTCATACTTCTCGAGGCACCAGTCAAAACGTTTTGTAGACTTCGGCAAGGTTGGGAAATAAGTTAAAATCCTAAAtatcaaattctcaaaaacttttttgaatgatgCCAGATTtattatttagattttatttaattttttaaagcgttgtGTTTCTGAAACTAAAATATCTAAGCAAGATTGATTGAATGAAAGACTACAGGAAGGTTTAAAATCTGTTGTACATAttcatgtaggtttatttttgggatttaaaaggaaatattaaaattttcttttgaaattgattcatttgaatttaggaacccaaaatcttccaaaatcaattaAGTATTAAAACATAGGAAACATAAATGACTTTCCCTTGTGTAACTTTCAATCATAACATGAATTCAATTTTCGTActtaaatatacatttttgaattttaagattttagaaataaggttgggaaaatttagaaaacagaaatgagattctgaattcagaataacATTCATAATTATATGGTTAATTATTAAGAATTATAACTCAAAATCAGGAGCTAAATCTTAAGCATTTTGCCTTCCGATTTAGACAATTAAAAACATAGTTTAAAAGTTTTCTGtattaaaatgaaaagatgctcaacaaaatgctgttcaaatgtgacaaactttttaaatttgtcctAAGGTTGTTAGGTTGCGGTcaacaaaattgcatgttttcatCTGGCGTGAGTTAATTAGCCTTTAGTAATTATTTTatatctaacaaaaaaaaacttagcaatCTAGATCAGAGATGAGCAATTCGCTGCCCTCGAGACCCCAATGTGCTGCCCGCGAAGCCTTTCcgaattgaattattttcgcAAATACCAGCCAATAAACCAGAAATAGTTGACTTGTTTATATATGTAATTTACGTGTTTCTGTTTGCATTTAtccctcaatcattcatattggGGACTTTATTCCAGAAATGTAACattcaatgtgtttttcaaaGGGCCCTAATTTTTCTTGAgcgtttttaaattcaaaatcgatAACTAAATGAAAGTCGGCAaacgcaaatttaaaaaaatcggaagaATATTTATGAGCACATAAtgatgattttcatatttttgtcaaagataaagttgtatgataaattaactcagcagaaatttgttttgaaaatatcattattttataaaattggaaaaaaatacttatttcgttagtaattgaattaaaactcaGCATGAAaagcgccgaaaaaaaaaattaacattcatGATGAAACCctttattgttattttgtatttgattcaaaaaatctgtggaAATGTTCTCTGATGTTATACCAAACGTTGACAAATTCAGTCTTTTCACTTGGTAAATAacaattcatattcaaaacgtTAAGATATTTCCTTCAACAGGCCTTCGAAATCTTTTCCCAGTAGCACTAaagtttaattaataaaatctattaaaaaatgctaaaaaacaaTCAAGAATGTAGACTCTCCTAAAATTTGCTTGGGAACCTGTGAAATTTGTGTTATTCCCAGGATTTCAGCAAATTTGGTTGACAcgttatattaaaaatgtttttcgcgaattgcaggaaaaaaaatcagggctTCGTAGGGCCAATTTaaactgtggattttttttggaaatacgtaCAGAAAACCGAAATTCAGATCAGTGAATTTgaaccacaaaaataaaaaaaaatgtatctctagtttttgagttattgctgTGATATAGATAGATAGCTCCAGAAGACTTTTAAAGAAAGTAATGAGTAGATACCGccagttaagataaaaatgattattatatGGAAAGGCGTTAAACGTGTTTGTGCATCGTacgtttttaaggaaaaatgttATGCAAATGATGTCTATGTTTGGAAGGACGAATGTTTGCAAAGAagttaaagtttattgaaaaactatattttcaaagatttaaaataaatgatttgaaataaaaaaatcactaaaaatttgtaattattacgatttaactttttattatctAGCAAATCTTTTTGTTATTATCTATGAGTTCGATAAATGATTGACGAGTTTTATTTCATATTAGCGCGGCCCAccgagaatattttgaaataaaactggcccgttggttcaGAAGGTTTCTCGCCCCTGCTCTAAATAAAGTTcaattaatgaaataaattgtcaATTTGTGAATAATAAATACGTTAAGACCatcaaaactgatttaaaaatagCATATTAAGCGATAAGCTTacataaaaaacaataatataagtttttggtcgttaaagttcaaatacagataaatacagattttttcatgaggccgatacagattttttaaaaaaccatctGACAACCCTGCCCACAACAATAACTGACTACGAGTTTTCAATAATTGCATTTTTAGCAGAATTGAATTTGGCCTTTAGAATTCTTGTTAGGCTTTTATGTAGATTTAACCAGTAAATCAAATCCAAAAGCTGAATCTAAAATTGAAGGAGTgatgttgcattttttcaagGTAAGTCGAAGTTGTAAAAGGATtccaatctgaaaaaaaatttatataagcATAATCCGTTAACatcttaacatttttattaaagaaaattagTAATTCAGCATTAAGATTTGTTATTCATCAGATGCATTATAAGAATTTTGACtcagagttcagatttcagatttagatttcagattcaggttcagatttcagattcagatttcagattcagatttcagattcagatttcagattcagatttcagattcagatttcagattcagatttcagatccagatttcagattcagattcagatttcagattcagatttcagattcagatttcagattcagatttcagattcagatttcagattcagatttcagattcagatttcagattcagatttcagatttcagattcagatttcagattcagatttcagattcagatttcagattcagatttcagattcagattttagattcagatttcagattcagatttcagattcagatttcagattcagatttcagattcagatttcagattcagatttcagattcagatttcagattcagatttcagattcagatttcagattcagatttcagattcagatttcagattcagatttcagattcagatttcagattcagatttcagattcagatttcagattcagatttcagattcaaattcggATTtcttattcagattcagatttcggatctAGATTCAGTTTTGAGATTCTGAATTTCGATTTCAGATTGAACCTGCcggaaaattatcaattttttcagcagAATCTATAATGATAAAGCAATCGAACTAGCAACTACATCATCTGTTTTGTACACCGACTCAACCGACGTGTTAACTGCCTTGGCATCCGGAATCACATATCCAATCATTCAACACATACTATACAGCAAAAACCTGAAGTACGTTACAATGGTCTGGATTCTGGAGTCACGCGGTTATTTCCGAAAATGAAGAGACTGATCGACCTGCGAACTTGGGCAGAAATGGAGAGAGACACATAATAAAAATACCTAAAGCGGGACGCgctaaaatggttgaaaaagtAATTGAAGCTGCAGCATGTTCGAAACAGCATATAAAACTAAGAAGTTAAACTGACAACGGAGAAATGAAACGATGTGAAACATGGGGAATCAAGCTGACGGtgaaagaataaataaaacatacaaaaaacaagaaaaaaaatttcagatttagatttcaaatttaaaaatctaaatttagataacagattcaaattttagattcaagtttcgatttaaaattcagattaagattttagatttcaaattaagattttcaataagtaaAGAAAATTTTTCCTCATACCCTTGGGTATTACTTCCTCACGGAAATTTGATCACGTTACGACTAAAACTAGAGCTTCTTGAATCCATGTGGTAGAAATTCGTTATTTCTATAATAAAATTACATCTTTCTAATTTCTAGAAACTGTTAAACTTGCAAACAGTTTGTGTGGCTGTGGACACACAAAGCACGGAAGAACTGTTCGGATGAATGGAAACACCTTCGTATTGAATTTAAGTAATATCAgttccaaattttattccataTAGGTAATTGTTCACAATATTGTCTTATAGCCGCCGATTTATCCTCTCTAAGGCACTCCAAAGAATAACTGGtacatttggttaaaaaaacaaatttcacacCAGCTAAGGACTGATGCGAACCGTTTTTTTTCGGACTCCAATCCCAAGCTGGTAATTTTGGCAATCTCTAGATCATTATCAGGTAATAGGTAGGTACCTAGGTAGTTTATGAAGtttagcaaaaattaaaaacaatttcacgTCACGAATGTTTGATCTTTGGAACAAATTATTTAGGTTTATCTCCAATTTCTCTATTACTACTACATGAAAGTAAAAACCTACTCGAATCAGTTCAAATCTTAAAggattgttattaattttgacCTTATgttcttgacttttttttacagTTGCCAATTTGTATAAATCAAGGTGGATGAAGTAGAAGGCAGTTTCTGATAGTTTTGTTTTTGCCacagttaattttttcatcggGGGGATTCGGTAGTTATATTTTGTGTTGTTTCTATTCTTATGTTTAACGACTAATTCTTAAAGGCTGACTAGAACTAGCCAGGTTCACTTTAATTGGTACTATCGTGTAATAAGTGTATCAAAAACTACGTCATAAATAAACTTATTCTCAACAAACCGACAGTTTTCAGAAAAGCAATGTTCAGTTTCTGTTACGACACATGTACCAAGTTAAAACAAAACTATTCATTGTTTCTAAACTTTCACTACAgcttaaaataatattaacatattttttgttcctaATTTTCTCTCTAAACTCTAAACAAAAAGGTTTATCAAGTCTTATGCGTTTGGATTTGCTAcatcgttttttgttttgtataagCCTGGCATCTGAAGAAACTTCCCTCGCTGATCATTCGCTGTAACTTGGTTCCGGACCATGGAGCAGGTCCTCGTCAATTCGTCATTAACCGTTGTTGTTTGGATGGCGGTATAAAGGCCATTATTTTCTTGTAAATAAATATGTGCACAGTGTTTAGTGCTTCGATGTTGTAGTGGTGTCGACACAATGCGTGCTGTTATTGTTAATGGGACTGGGTTCGTCGCAGCTCCTCGAAATGTCCCTGGGCCATCAGCTGTCCCGACTCGGCAACTTTGGCACTTTCTTGGACCACGGGATGGGGAATGGACAGTTGTATTGCAGCGGTACCGGACCTCGCACGTTCTTTTCGAAATAACGGAAAATGAAGAACCACCACTCGCGGCCGATGTAGTTGTTGCCGTTTTGCTGAAACGATTGGTGAGTGAACAAGTAAAATTAATGAATATTCTTATCTAGGAATATTTCCGGTAGAAATTGATGACTTTTGTGTGTTTTTATCGATACTaacataataaattttatttggattgTTTTTCAAATGGAACATGACTCCAGATTGAAATATCTTGTTACAATAATTTATCAACGTTTCTCTTCATAAACCCAGTTTTGTGGATTTGTCTTTTCTAATTCGTCATTATACACCATCACTTGAACcggaagttttgaattttgaacatgtCAACATTCAACGGTTTTTCACCACATGGCGAGGAAGGTACTAATACAGTACTGCACTCTTGCGGTGAGTAGTGGCAACAGTCAATGTGACCGTTAGCATGAACTATAGCGATTTTCTTATTTGATGAAGAACAGCGGGAAAAGATCGAAATTCAACGGAAAGATTAGAAAGCTTAATTATAatacacaaaataaaatcatatttaactGAATTTGCATTTATCTACCTAGCTTGATTCTAAcatgattttcttcaaatcattTAACATTGAAATCTACAGTCTCATGTAATATTTCTAGAATCATTAACGCTAACATATATAAGTAATTGACTTTTCCTGAAATGAGAAGCTTAGcaattttgaaaacgaaaaattatcaaacaatgTTTTCCTAGACCTGTGTGAATTGTAACTGACAGACTACGTTAAAGTTATTGAATTACAAATTCCAATTCGGTAATGAAAATTACAGGAAGGACTGATTACAAAATAGAATCCCAGAAACATAAAACCACATGTTCATACTTATCTGGGGTTTAtatgaaaacttcaaaatcgCTTAACGTTAGCTGAGAAAATGCATAGCATCTTTAAACAACGCAAATTATCTAACAAATTAAActaaatgaacgaaaataataaCATAAAGGGATctgtgtttgaatttttaaaaaatgaagaatcaCACGAAAAACCACttatagaatttttgaaaaaatgtgacaTCTATAAATTACTGTTAATCTTCAACAAGACACGAATGcaacaaggatggtaaagtgtcattaataaaaccttaagaACGAAAATAATGAATTAATTATGAGACGCTAATGATTTCTACAAACTCTGTACAATTTAATAGCAATGATAAGCGCAGGTAGCATACCTTCAACAGTAAACTGTTATTCGCCAGCGTATGGTAGGTCCAGAAGAGCCGTGTCGTCACGTAGTACGCAATTAACACGTCCACGGTGTAGTGGCCGTGAGCGAGCAGAACCATCGTCACCCCGGTCAAACTGGCGCACCACGCCAACCAGTGTAGGATCCAAAACTTCTTTGGCGAATCTGCAACAAAGAAAGATACCGGTAGTAGAACGGTTAATATACTTAATTATTTATTCCTTCTCGATCGCGCAACTTACACTCGGCGATAATCAGATAACCCATCACCAGCGTGACGGTGTGGCCACTGTAGATGTAGTCCCCGCAATAGGTGTGCTTGCCGTTGATCGACAGCCCGAAGCCGGAAATGAGCTGGAAGGCGCGCTTCACGATCACCAGCGGGGTCGTTACATTTGCTTTCGGACTGCAGTAGTAGTTGGTGTTCGAAATTGGCAGTACCGTCACGTACATAGTGATCGAGCGCATAAAATATAATATGGACATCAGCAGGAATATCCGTCGCATCACTATGAACCTATTTGTTGTTCGGGAA
It includes:
- the LOC129744106 gene encoding phosphatidylcholine:ceramide cholinephosphotransferase 1-like isoform X2; this translates as MLHAGLMVQRQHFKTLMETNSGTNEVPEAYEYGYGSNGSNPYHQQQQTSPTHSPTGRGSPLAQQGDAVMIKIDVPIPLRDEQRFPKEIWKTCVALFVLVCNFFLATVSLAMVHDRVPDRDRYGPLPDVVLENIPQQGWALDVSEILIMVVVNSCVVLITFHKHRFIVMRRIFLLMSILYFMRSITMYVTVLPISNTNYYCSPKANVTTPLVIVKRAFQLISGFGLSINGKHTYCGDYIYSGHTVTLVMGYLIIAEYSPKKFWILHWLAWCASLTGVTMVLLAHGHYTVDVLIAYYVTTRLFWTYHTLANNSLLLKQNGNNYIGREWWFFIFRYFEKNVRGPVPLQYNCPFPIPWSKKVPKLPSRDS
- the LOC129744106 gene encoding phosphatidylcholine:ceramide cholinephosphotransferase 2-like isoform X1, which gives rise to MSINYVYKVKKGINKVIYDNLYFNCSMFRKMHYEEVPEAYEYGYGSNGSNPYHQQQQTSPTHSPTGRGSPLAQQGDAVMIKIDVPIPLRDEQRFPKEIWKTCVALFVLVCNFFLATVSLAMVHDRVPDRDRYGPLPDVVLENIPQQGWALDVSEILIMVVVNSCVVLITFHKHRFIVMRRIFLLMSILYFMRSITMYVTVLPISNTNYYCSPKANVTTPLVIVKRAFQLISGFGLSINGKHTYCGDYIYSGHTVTLVMGYLIIAEYSPKKFWILHWLAWCASLTGVTMVLLAHGHYTVDVLIAYYVTTRLFWTYHTLANNSLLLKQNGNNYIGREWWFFIFRYFEKNVRGPVPLQYNCPFPIPWSKKVPKLPSRDS